In Gammaproteobacteria bacterium, a single genomic region encodes these proteins:
- the fliF gene encoding flagellar M-ring protein FliF, which yields MAVVTKDNMVMPARGFYGLSMLRQFGLMAGLAASVAIGVAVVLWSQKPSYRMLYSGLAEQDSAAVVQSLQKSGIPYEIADGAGTVMVPADDVHEARLKLAGEGLPKGVGAGFELLDNQKGFGVSQFMENARYQRALEGELAQTIASISSVRAARVHLAIPKQTAFVRSQKKPTASVTVDLYAGRGLDEGQVAAIGHMVAASIPNLDVDQVTIIDQQGRLLTQPEAGDDMRLTATQFDYRKRVEAYYTKRIEDLVTPITGLGAVKAQVNADMDFTVTEETQESFTPNPPAVRSEQTVDEKTLLSQQAGGVPGSLSNQAPSTGAAAAAGDAAAPTGSSVQRATRNYEIDKTISHTKRNGAAIRRLSAAVVLDDRTSVDEDGETVREALSEEDITRITNLVKEAIGFDAERGDSVNVINQSFTQPPVPEEVPEPSMFSAVNIWDIAKQALAIGAVAFLIFGVLRPVLRELAAKGKAAPQPLLQGDGQMTEDQLTLSGGMRPAGLPAGGGGYDTNLNAARTLASQDPKRTAQVVRNWVAAE from the coding sequence ATGGCGGTAGTGACAAAGGACAATATGGTGATGCCGGCGCGGGGATTTTACGGACTGTCGATGTTGCGGCAGTTCGGCCTGATGGCGGGCCTTGCGGCCAGTGTGGCGATCGGTGTGGCGGTCGTGCTGTGGTCGCAGAAACCGAGCTACCGCATGCTGTACAGCGGGCTTGCCGAGCAGGATTCGGCCGCCGTCGTGCAGTCGCTGCAGAAATCGGGAATTCCCTACGAGATCGCTGACGGTGCCGGTACGGTCATGGTGCCGGCCGACGACGTGCACGAGGCGCGCCTGAAGCTCGCGGGCGAGGGACTCCCCAAGGGTGTCGGTGCGGGGTTTGAGCTGCTCGACAACCAGAAGGGCTTCGGCGTCAGCCAGTTCATGGAGAACGCCCGTTATCAGCGTGCGCTCGAGGGCGAGCTGGCGCAGACCATCGCCTCTATCAGCTCGGTACGCGCGGCGCGCGTCCATCTCGCGATACCCAAACAGACGGCCTTCGTACGCAGCCAGAAGAAGCCGACCGCCTCGGTCACGGTGGACCTGTATGCCGGGCGCGGCCTGGACGAGGGCCAGGTCGCGGCGATCGGCCACATGGTCGCCGCCAGCATCCCCAACCTCGACGTCGACCAGGTGACCATCATCGACCAGCAGGGCCGTCTGCTGACGCAGCCGGAGGCGGGCGACGACATGCGCCTGACCGCCACGCAGTTCGATTACCGCAAGCGCGTCGAGGCGTATTACACCAAGCGCATCGAGGACCTCGTGACACCGATAACCGGCCTCGGCGCGGTCAAGGCGCAGGTCAACGCCGACATGGACTTCACCGTGACCGAGGAGACGCAGGAGAGCTTCACTCCGAATCCGCCCGCGGTGCGCAGCGAACAGACGGTGGACGAAAAGACCCTGCTGTCGCAGCAGGCGGGCGGTGTGCCCGGCAGCCTGTCCAACCAGGCGCCTTCGACCGGCGCCGCAGCGGCCGCGGGTGATGCCGCAGCCCCCACCGGCAGCTCGGTGCAGCGCGCCACGCGCAACTACGAGATCGACAAGACGATCAGCCACACCAAGCGCAACGGCGCGGCGATCAGGCGCCTGTCGGCTGCGGTGGTCCTCGACGACCGCACGTCAGTCGACGAGGACGGCGAGACGGTGCGCGAGGCGCTGAGCGAGGAGGATATCACGCGCATCACAAACCTGGTCAAGGAGGCGATCGGATTCGACGCCGAGCGCGGCGACAGCGTCAATGTGATCAACCAGTCGTTCACCCAGCCGCCGGTGCCGGAGGAAGTGCCCGAGCCGTCCATGTTCTCGGCCGTGAACATCTGGGACATCGCCAAACAGGCGCTCGCCATCGGCGCCGTGGCATTCCTGATCTTCGGCGTCCTGCGCCCGGTGCTGCGCGAGCTCGCCGCGAAGGGCAAGGCGGCGCCGCAGCCGCTGCTTCAGGGAGACGGGCAGATGACGGAGGACCAGCTGACCCTGAGCGGCGGCATGCGCCCGGCCGGCTTGCCCGCCGGGGGCGGCGGCTACGATACCAACCTGAACGCGGCGCGCACGCTGGCCTCGCAGGACCCCAAGCGCACCGCGCAGGTGGTCAGAAACTGGGTGGCGGCGGAGTAA
- the fliS gene encoding flagellar export chaperone FliS has product MNQFGSKNNQAMQQYRSLGMRTAIEDATPHRLIQMLMDGALDKIAAARGFMERGEIAQKGAHISWAISIIDGLRVSLDKSVGGEIAQNLEDLYNYMMVRLAEANLKNDAAYLNEVSGLLRQIKEGWDAIPQEIIRDHAAGKGSPQSGQAYGQ; this is encoded by the coding sequence ATGAACCAATTTGGCTCGAAAAATAATCAGGCGATGCAGCAGTACCGGAGTCTTGGCATGCGTACTGCGATCGAGGACGCCACGCCGCACCGCCTGATCCAGATGCTGATGGACGGCGCGCTGGACAAGATCGCGGCGGCGCGGGGTTTCATGGAGCGGGGCGAAATCGCTCAGAAGGGCGCTCACATCAGCTGGGCGATATCGATCATCGACGGCCTGCGCGTCAGTCTGGACAAGTCCGTCGGGGGCGAGATCGCGCAGAATCTCGAGGATCTCTATAACTACATGATGGTCAGGCTTGCCGAGGCGAACCTGAAGAATGATGCCGCATACCTGAACGAGGTGTCGGGCCTGCTGCGCCAGATCAAGGAAGGCTGGGACGCGATACCGCAGGAGATCATCCGCGACCATGCCGCGGGCAAGGGTTCACCCCAGTCCGGACAGGCCTACGGCCAGTGA
- a CDS encoding sigma-54-dependent Fis family transcriptional regulator: MNNATVLVVEDEPGLREALCDSLDLAGYPVTAADNGLEAVRVLTEHPGGIGMVISDVQMKPMDGYALLSHIRSSRPDIPVLMMTAYGTIQQAVRAMQAGAVDYLVKPFDAVKLVEMVERHMAHLVSDPGDMVAIDAGSRYVENLARRVSATDASVMITGESGVGKEVLARYIHRHSPRAQQPFVAINCAAIPDNMLEATLFGYEKGAFTGACTACPGKFEQAQHGTLLLDEISEMDLGLQAKLLRVLQEREVERLGGRKMIALDVRILATSNRNLRDEAGAGRFREDLFYRLNVFPLHLPPLRERRADILPLARRMLAHGARAQGRTVPELTVDAENRLLGHSWPGNARELDNVMQRALILQTGTVIDAGDLQIEEARPAPSGMTPAGAGPAALGEDLRGREQQLILETLGDVHGSRRAAAQRLGISERTLRYKLARLREAGVELPD, translated from the coding sequence ATGAACAATGCCACTGTGCTGGTTGTTGAAGACGAGCCGGGTCTGCGCGAGGCGCTGTGCGATTCGCTGGACCTCGCCGGCTATCCGGTGACCGCGGCGGACAACGGCCTCGAGGCCGTGCGCGTGCTGACGGAGCACCCCGGCGGCATCGGCATGGTGATCAGCGATGTACAGATGAAACCGATGGACGGCTACGCGCTCCTCAGCCATATCCGCAGCAGCCGGCCCGACATCCCGGTGCTGATGATGACCGCCTATGGCACTATCCAGCAGGCCGTGCGGGCGATGCAGGCCGGCGCGGTTGATTACCTGGTCAAGCCGTTCGATGCCGTGAAGCTGGTGGAGATGGTGGAGCGCCACATGGCGCACCTCGTCTCCGATCCCGGTGACATGGTGGCGATAGATGCGGGCAGCCGCTATGTCGAGAATCTTGCGCGCCGCGTCTCCGCCACCGACGCGAGCGTCATGATCACCGGGGAGAGCGGCGTCGGCAAGGAGGTGCTGGCGCGATACATCCATCGTCACTCGCCGCGCGCGCAGCAACCCTTCGTCGCGATCAATTGTGCCGCGATTCCGGACAATATGCTGGAGGCGACGCTGTTCGGTTACGAGAAGGGAGCGTTTACCGGCGCCTGCACCGCCTGCCCGGGCAAGTTCGAGCAGGCGCAGCACGGCACCCTGCTGCTGGACGAGATTTCAGAGATGGACCTCGGCCTGCAGGCGAAGCTGCTGCGCGTCCTGCAGGAGCGCGAGGTGGAGCGCCTGGGCGGGCGCAAAATGATAGCGCTTGATGTCCGCATCCTCGCCACATCCAACCGGAACCTGCGCGATGAGGCGGGCGCCGGCCGTTTCCGCGAGGACCTGTTCTACCGTCTCAACGTCTTTCCGCTCCATCTGCCGCCACTGCGCGAACGCCGTGCGGACATCCTGCCGCTGGCGCGCAGGATGCTGGCGCACGGCGCCCGCGCGCAGGGCCGCACGGTGCCGGAACTGACCGTGGACGCCGAGAACCGCCTGCTCGGGCATTCATGGCCGGGCAACGCGCGCGAACTCGACAACGTCATGCAGCGCGCACTGATACTGCAGACCGGCACCGTGATCGATGCGGGTGACCTGCAGATCGAGGAGGCGCGTCCGGCGCCATCCGGTATGACGCCGGCGGGCGCCGGACCCGCCGCCCTTGGCGAGGATCTGCGCGGACGCGAGCAGCAGCTGATCCTGGAGACGCTCGGCGACGTGCACGGGAGCCGCCGGGCAGCCGCGCAGAGGCTCGGCATCAGCGAACGGACACTGCGCTACAAACTCGCCCGCCTGCGCGAGGCCGGCGTCGAGCTTCCGGACTGA
- a CDS encoding flagellar protein FliT translates to MAFADLNAILALSREMLEKAETGAWEDLAGLENRRAVMLAEYFEAIRAAGPDAGDGDGIRAVRELNERILELGKIQRHRLVSEMSDSSRQRQAVSRYRQNRIG, encoded by the coding sequence ATGGCCTTCGCTGATCTGAACGCGATTCTGGCCCTGAGCCGGGAGATGCTGGAAAAGGCGGAAACAGGCGCCTGGGAAGATCTCGCCGGCCTCGAGAACAGGCGCGCTGTCATGCTCGCGGAATACTTCGAGGCCATCCGCGCTGCCGGCCCTGACGCGGGCGACGGCGACGGGATCCGTGCTGTACGCGAGCTCAACGAACGTATCCTCGAGCTTGGAAAAATCCAGCGCCATCGACTGGTCAGTGAGATGTCGGACAGCAGCCGCCAGCGCCAGGCAGTCTCCCGATACAGGCAGAACAGGATCGGCTGA
- the fliI gene encoding flagellar protein export ATPase FliI, translating to MLSETNRAPAWRRRIAECAAGLKAAPPLVVEGKITRLVGLTLEAIGCQAAIGDRCLIDNPAGHPLEAEVVGFAGDKTFLMPSGEIRGLMPNARVTPTGRVYEAAVGDGLLGRVLDGTGNPLDGRGPVRSETTYPLLGRPINPLQRRVISEPLDVGVRAINSLLTIGRGQRLGLFAGSGVGKSVLLGMMTRYTDADVTVVGMIGERGREVKEFTNRILGAHGMARAVVVATPADTPPMLRLHGAMLATSIAEYFRDKGLKVLLLMDSLTRYAQAQREIALAIGEPPATRGYPPSVFAKLPQLVERAGNGDGNGSITALYTVLAEGDDQQDPIADAARAILDGHIVLNRELADAGHYPAIDIESSVSRVMTEVVSPEHQRQAIRFKQLYSTYRRNRDLISVGAYAKGSDPRIDEAVDYHPRLTQFLQQGINERVTFKDGLRGLGELLGGGVPQKTKK from the coding sequence ATGCTGTCTGAAACCAATCGCGCCCCGGCATGGCGCCGGCGCATCGCCGAGTGTGCCGCGGGCCTGAAGGCCGCGCCGCCGCTGGTGGTGGAGGGCAAGATCACGCGCCTGGTCGGACTGACGCTGGAGGCGATCGGCTGCCAGGCGGCGATCGGTGACCGCTGCCTGATCGACAACCCTGCCGGCCATCCGCTCGAGGCCGAGGTGGTCGGCTTCGCCGGCGACAAGACCTTCCTGATGCCGAGCGGCGAGATCCGCGGTCTGATGCCGAATGCGCGCGTCACCCCCACCGGACGCGTCTACGAGGCGGCGGTCGGCGACGGCCTGCTCGGACGCGTGCTGGACGGTACCGGCAATCCTCTCGACGGGCGCGGCCCGGTGCGCAGCGAGACCACCTATCCGCTGCTCGGCCGGCCGATCAATCCGCTGCAGCGGCGCGTCATCAGCGAGCCGCTCGACGTCGGCGTGCGCGCCATCAACAGCCTGCTGACCATCGGCCGCGGCCAGCGCCTCGGACTGTTCGCCGGCAGCGGCGTCGGCAAGAGCGTGCTGCTCGGCATGATGACGCGCTACACCGACGCGGACGTCACCGTGGTCGGGATGATCGGCGAGCGCGGCCGGGAGGTGAAGGAGTTCACCAACCGCATACTCGGCGCGCACGGCATGGCGCGCGCGGTGGTGGTGGCGACGCCGGCCGACACGCCGCCGATGCTGCGCCTGCATGGCGCCATGCTGGCCACGAGCATCGCGGAGTATTTCCGCGACAAGGGGCTCAAGGTCCTGCTGCTGATGGACTCGCTCACGCGCTATGCGCAGGCGCAACGCGAGATCGCGCTCGCCATCGGCGAGCCGCCGGCCACGCGCGGCTATCCGCCCTCGGTGTTCGCCAAGCTGCCGCAACTGGTCGAACGCGCCGGAAACGGGGACGGCAACGGATCCATCACCGCGCTGTACACGGTGCTGGCCGAGGGCGACGACCAGCAGGACCCGATCGCCGACGCCGCGCGCGCCATCCTCGACGGCCACATCGTGCTCAATCGTGAACTGGCGGACGCCGGGCATTATCCGGCGATCGACATCGAGTCCTCGGTGAGCCGCGTCATGACCGAGGTCGTCAGCCCCGAACATCAGCGCCAGGCCATCCGCTTCAAACAGCTCTATTCCACCTACCGCCGCAACCGTGATCTGATCAGCGTTGGCGCCTACGCCAAAGGCAGCGATCCGCGCATTGACGAGGCCGTCGATTACCATCCGCGCCTGACGCAGTTCCTGCAGCAGGGGATCAACGAGCGCGTGACGTTCAAGGACGGTCTGCGCGGCCTCGGTGAGCTGCTCGGCGGCGGCGTGCCGCAGAAGACGAAGAAATAA
- a CDS encoding PAS domain-containing protein, with translation MDQTATRQAQRLTDAFDHFNRVSEQLTSSYQLLERHLAEITRRFAAGTAAAPSAAAAQVHSIHHVQPILDALPAGVVVLDGDGRIAHCNRVAADLLGEPLNGLSWFEVIRRAFAAQSRLGDLRLVDGRMVALATNPLEGEPGQVILINEVTDARAVQALVQRQQRLASMGEMAASLAHQIRTPLATSLLYVSQLENCGPTSAAQRRGIGKIRASLDHLDKLVRDMLMFARGGSLATENFSAASLVDAFRNMSAPLVHAAGCRLEIIDDSGDAMLRGNQEALTAILQNLLENAIQACTGGERATDGGDTGATEHRRGHLCFMARRLAGLESIEFLLKDDGPGIDAAVRGRILEPFFTTKPHGTGLGLAVAQAVAHAHDGVLWIESEPGSGTVVGIRLPLAAAGNS, from the coding sequence ATGGATCAAACCGCGACACGCCAAGCGCAACGCTTGACGGATGCCTTCGATCATTTCAATCGCGTTTCGGAACAGCTGACCTCTTCCTACCAGCTGCTGGAACGCCATCTGGCTGAGATTACCCGCCGCTTCGCCGCCGGGACGGCCGCCGCACCGTCTGCCGCCGCGGCGCAGGTCCATTCCATCCACCACGTGCAGCCGATCCTGGACGCCCTGCCGGCCGGGGTCGTCGTGCTCGACGGCGACGGCCGCATTGCCCATTGCAACAGGGTCGCAGCCGATCTGCTCGGCGAGCCACTTAACGGCCTCAGCTGGTTCGAGGTCATCCGCCGTGCATTTGCCGCCCAGAGCCGGCTCGGCGACCTGCGTCTGGTTGACGGGCGCATGGTCGCTCTCGCCACCAATCCCCTCGAGGGCGAACCGGGACAGGTAATCCTGATCAACGAAGTGACCGACGCGCGTGCCGTGCAGGCCCTGGTGCAGCGCCAGCAGCGTCTCGCATCGATGGGCGAGATGGCCGCCTCGCTCGCTCATCAGATCCGCACCCCGCTGGCCACCAGCCTGCTGTATGTCTCGCAGCTCGAGAACTGCGGCCCGACTTCGGCGGCGCAGCGGCGCGGCATCGGCAAGATCCGCGCCAGTCTCGACCATCTCGACAAACTGGTGCGGGACATGCTGATGTTCGCCCGCGGCGGTTCGCTGGCGACGGAGAACTTCAGCGCCGCCTCCCTGGTCGACGCCTTTCGCAACATGTCGGCTCCCCTGGTACATGCCGCCGGCTGCCGTCTCGAGATCATCGACGACAGCGGTGACGCGATGCTGCGCGGCAACCAGGAAGCCCTGACCGCGATTCTGCAGAACCTGCTTGAGAATGCGATCCAGGCCTGCACCGGCGGAGAGCGCGCGACGGATGGAGGCGATACGGGCGCAACGGAGCATCGGCGCGGCCATCTCTGCTTCATGGCGCGCCGGCTCGCCGGGCTTGAATCCATCGAATTTCTGCTCAAGGACGATGGCCCCGGCATCGATGCGGCGGTGCGGGGACGCATACTCGAGCCGTTCTTCACCACCAAGCCGCACGGGACCGGGCTCGGCCTCGCCGTGGCGCAGGCGGTCGCGCATGCGCATGACGGTGTGCTGTGGATCGAGTCCGAGCCCGGGAGCGGGACCGTCGTGGGCATACGCCTGCCGCTGGCGGCTGCGGGGAATTCCTGA
- a CDS encoding sigma-54-dependent Fis family transcriptional regulator, which translates to MESVLVIDEDQQRSECLKAILNFVDFDSVQVANPAQWKATGLTPEAVGAAVVAADAADERWVDTVRALHEWDAGMPIILIGNGAKRKLPADIEPIVIGQLKFPPKYKELTGILQQSAVYRASRREKQDDHSPELFRSLVGNSRPIRIVRTLIEQVADSDATVLILGESGTGKEVVARNIHYNSVRRNKPFVPINCGAIPAELLESELFGHEKGAFTGAISARQGRFEMAEGGTLFLDEIGDMSMHMQVKLLRVLQERTFERVGSNKTITADVRIIAATHRNLEKAIAEGKFREDLYYRLNVFPIEMPPLRDRSEDIPLLIKELITRMEHDKRGSVRLTQSAIMALSQYHWPGNVRELANVIERLVIMHPYGVVDMHDLSEKYQPEPGGLKDAVIAEENLITVGVLDIPRLPRDGIDLKQHLTNLECNLIKQALDDADGIVAHAANRLGLRRTTLVEKLRKYGLHRTDEVT; encoded by the coding sequence ATGGAATCCGTTCTGGTCATCGATGAGGATCAACAACGATCCGAATGTCTGAAAGCTATTCTGAATTTCGTCGATTTCGATAGCGTCCAGGTGGCAAATCCGGCGCAGTGGAAGGCAACCGGGCTTACGCCTGAAGCTGTCGGTGCTGCGGTGGTGGCGGCGGACGCGGCGGACGAACGCTGGGTCGATACGGTCAGGGCGCTCCACGAATGGGACGCCGGTATGCCTATCATACTCATCGGTAACGGCGCCAAGAGAAAATTACCGGCTGACATAGAGCCCATTGTCATCGGCCAGCTGAAATTCCCTCCGAAATACAAAGAACTCACCGGTATTCTCCAGCAGTCGGCGGTGTACCGCGCCAGCCGGCGGGAGAAACAGGACGATCATTCGCCCGAGCTTTTCCGCAGCCTGGTCGGCAACAGCCGGCCGATACGCATCGTGCGTACCCTCATCGAGCAGGTGGCGGATTCGGACGCCACCGTGCTGATCCTGGGCGAGTCCGGCACCGGCAAGGAGGTGGTTGCGCGCAATATTCATTATAATTCCGTGCGCCGCAACAAGCCGTTCGTGCCCATCAATTGCGGCGCCATCCCGGCCGAGCTGCTGGAAAGCGAATTGTTCGGGCACGAGAAGGGTGCCTTCACCGGGGCGATCAGCGCGCGCCAGGGGCGCTTCGAGATGGCCGAGGGCGGCACGCTGTTCCTCGACGAGATCGGCGACATGAGCATGCACATGCAGGTGAAACTGCTGCGCGTGCTACAGGAGCGGACCTTCGAGCGCGTCGGCAGCAACAAGACCATCACCGCCGACGTGCGCATCATCGCGGCAACCCATCGCAACCTCGAGAAAGCGATCGCGGAAGGCAAATTCCGCGAGGATCTGTATTACCGCCTCAACGTATTCCCGATCGAGATGCCGCCGCTGCGCGATCGTTCCGAAGATATCCCGCTGCTGATCAAGGAACTTATTACGCGCATGGAACATGACAAGCGCGGATCGGTGCGCCTGACGCAGTCGGCCATCATGGCGCTTTCGCAATATCACTGGCCGGGTAATGTGCGTGAGCTCGCCAACGTCATCGAGAGGCTGGTCATCATGCATCCCTACGGCGTTGTCGACATGCACGATCTGTCCGAGAAGTACCAGCCGGAGCCCGGCGGTCTGAAGGACGCTGTAATCGCCGAGGAGAATCTGATCACCGTCGGCGTGCTCGACATCCCGCGGCTGCCGCGTGACGGGATCGACCTGAAACAGCACCTGACCAACCTCGAGTGCAACCTCATCAAACAGGCCCTGGACGACGCCGACGGTATCGTCGCGCATGCCGCGAACCGCCTGGGCCTGCGCCGGACGACGCTCGTTGAGAAGCTGAGAAAGTACGGTTTGCATCGCACGGACGAAGTGACGTGA
- the fliE gene encoding flagellar hook-basal body complex protein FliE → MTDINATQLISQMRSMAAAAGGSPADGQVSAGGNFSDLLSQAVNNVNDAQQQSAELKEAFQRGEEGIDISRVMIASQKASIEFQLMMQVRNRLISAYQDVMNMQI, encoded by the coding sequence ATGACGGATATCAACGCCACCCAGCTCATATCCCAGATGCGGTCGATGGCCGCTGCGGCCGGCGGTTCGCCGGCGGATGGCCAGGTCTCTGCGGGGGGCAACTTCTCGGACCTGCTCTCCCAGGCGGTCAACAACGTCAACGATGCGCAGCAGCAGTCAGCCGAACTCAAGGAGGCGTTTCAGCGCGGCGAGGAGGGCATTGACATTTCGCGTGTCATGATCGCGTCGCAGAAGGCGAGCATCGAGTTCCAGCTCATGATGCAGGTGCGCAACCGCCTGATCAGCGCGTACCAGGACGTCATGAACATGCAGATCTGA
- a CDS encoding PilZ domain-containing protein has translation MDNDGASQFGEGLVYEDTVPLCWRELGNDISTPELLRTHQSNERVLRYFAALDEYRGEAADEEHGHVAHELTRLEFKTNLLLDMVARLLVEHVSMPAAVPVKMSGAGIQWYSQVAPAVGGLLSVDIYLNQRYPSPITLYGEVSRVLPVEGGFQVDLSYRDMSDTLRSWLEKLIFRHHRRLVAHSRQQGRV, from the coding sequence ATGGATAATGACGGTGCTTCTCAATTCGGCGAGGGCCTGGTCTACGAAGATACCGTACCGCTCTGCTGGCGCGAGCTGGGGAACGATATCTCGACACCGGAGCTGTTGAGAACGCATCAGTCAAATGAGCGTGTTCTGCGGTATTTCGCCGCGCTCGATGAGTATCGCGGCGAGGCCGCCGACGAGGAGCACGGCCACGTCGCACATGAATTGACCCGCCTCGAATTCAAGACAAATCTGTTGCTCGACATGGTTGCCCGCCTGCTGGTCGAGCATGTCTCCATGCCGGCCGCGGTGCCGGTCAAGATGAGCGGCGCCGGTATCCAGTGGTACTCGCAGGTGGCTCCCGCCGTCGGAGGCCTCCTCAGCGTCGATATCTACCTGAACCAGAGATATCCGAGTCCGATCACCCTGTACGGAGAAGTGAGCCGTGTCCTGCCGGTGGAGGGGGGGTTCCAGGTGGATCTGAGTTATCGGGATATGAGCGATACACTCCGAAGCTGGCTCGAAAAGCTGATCTTCCGGCATCACCGGCGACTCGTCGCCCATTCCCGTCAGCAGGGTCGTGTATGA
- a CDS encoding flagellar assembly protein FliH has protein sequence MEKSTFKVISGAAADACERWELPRVGGAAPGDAAAHSGYLTATRMEEIQRQAYEEGFELGRREGIEKGAALAREKAERIEAILNLLARPLHQLDDEVVKEVSSLALTVARHVIRRELRTDPGQVIAVVQRASAILPVASRNVRLFVNPADAETLREGLPAPQGGESGWQILEDPALARGGCRIETENSRIDASVERQFAAIAAELLGGEREGDADAV, from the coding sequence GTGGAGAAGAGTACGTTTAAGGTCATCAGCGGCGCGGCGGCGGATGCCTGCGAACGCTGGGAGCTGCCCAGGGTAGGCGGCGCAGCGCCGGGCGATGCCGCGGCGCACAGCGGCTATCTGACCGCGACCCGCATGGAGGAAATCCAGCGCCAGGCCTATGAAGAGGGATTCGAACTCGGGCGGCGTGAAGGTATCGAGAAGGGGGCGGCGCTGGCCAGGGAAAAGGCGGAGCGGATCGAGGCGATACTGAACCTGCTCGCGCGCCCGCTGCACCAGCTCGACGACGAGGTGGTGAAGGAAGTTTCCAGTCTCGCGCTCACCGTCGCGCGCCATGTCATCCGACGCGAGCTGAGGACCGATCCCGGCCAGGTCATCGCCGTGGTGCAGCGCGCGTCCGCGATCCTTCCGGTCGCATCGCGCAATGTCCGCCTGTTCGTCAACCCGGCCGACGCGGAGACGCTGCGCGAGGGGCTTCCCGCGCCGCAGGGCGGGGAGTCCGGCTGGCAGATCCTGGAGGACCCGGCACTCGCGCGCGGCGGATGCCGCATCGAAACGGAGAACTCGCGCATTGACGCCAGCGTAGAGCGGCAGTTCGCGGCGATCGCCGCCGAATTGCTCGGCGGAGAACGGGAAGGGGATGCCGATGCTGTCTGA
- the fliG gene encoding flagellar motor switch protein FliG gives MADKKQAAEISGVEKAAVLLMSLGEQNAAEVFKYIGPKEVHRLSAAMAGLKKVSTEQANTVLKEFVQSVGKETSFGMASQDYLQTVLVKALGQDKAGNILNRVMLGDSASGLEQLKWMDSHEIFEVIKMEHPQIIAVVLSYLDNDQAADVLSLLSEKIRADVLLRIAVLDRLQPTALQELNHVIEEQFRGNSNVKSSTVGGVKVAANILNSMDSALESVIMDQINEFDKELGEKIQDLMLVFDDLAMVDDRGIQALLREVSSETLVVALKGSEEALKEKVFKNMSKRAGEMLRDDLEAKGPVRLSEVEAAQKEILAIARRLSESGDISLGGKGGEEYV, from the coding sequence ATGGCGGATAAGAAGCAGGCTGCAGAAATCAGCGGGGTCGAGAAGGCGGCGGTGCTGCTGATGAGCCTCGGTGAACAGAACGCGGCCGAGGTATTCAAATACATCGGCCCGAAGGAGGTTCACCGCCTCAGCGCCGCGATGGCGGGCCTGAAGAAGGTCTCGACCGAGCAGGCCAATACGGTGCTGAAGGAGTTCGTGCAATCGGTCGGCAAGGAAACCTCGTTCGGCATGGCCTCGCAGGACTACCTGCAGACCGTGCTGGTGAAGGCGCTCGGGCAGGACAAGGCGGGTAACATCCTGAACCGCGTCATGCTCGGCGATTCCGCCTCGGGTCTCGAACAACTCAAATGGATGGATTCCCACGAGATCTTCGAGGTGATCAAGATGGAGCACCCGCAGATCATCGCGGTGGTGCTTTCCTATCTCGACAATGACCAGGCGGCCGATGTGCTGTCGCTGCTGTCGGAGAAGATCCGCGCGGACGTTCTGCTCCGGATCGCCGTACTCGACCGCCTGCAGCCCACCGCGCTGCAGGAACTGAATCACGTCATCGAGGAACAGTTCCGCGGCAATTCCAACGTCAAGTCGTCGACCGTCGGCGGGGTCAAGGTCGCCGCCAACATCCTGAACAGCATGGATTCCGCGCTCGAATCCGTGATCATGGACCAGATCAACGAATTCGACAAGGAGCTCGGCGAGAAGATCCAGGATCTCATGCTGGTGTTCGACGACCTCGCAATGGTGGACGATCGCGGCATCCAGGCGCTGCTGCGCGAAGTTTCATCCGAGACCCTGGTGGTGGCGCTGAAGGGATCGGAAGAGGCCCTCAAGGAGAAGGTGTTCAAGAACATGTCGAAGCGCGCCGGCGAGATGCTGCGCGACGACCTGGAGGCGAAAGGTCCCGTGCGTCTCAGCGAAGTGGAGGCCGCGCAGAAGGAGATTCTCGCCATCGCCCGGCGCCTGTCCGAATCCGGCGACATATCATTAGGCGGCAAGGGTGGAGAAGAGTACGTTTAA